A genome region from Natronosalvus rutilus includes the following:
- a CDS encoding 30S ribosomal protein S12: protein MANGKYAARKLKKDRQNQRWSDSDYARRARGLREKSDPLEGAPQARGIVLEKVGIEAKQPNSAIRKCVRVQLIKNGKQVTAFCPGDGAISFIDEHDEVTIAGIGGAKGRAMGDLSGVNYKVDKVNGVAMLELVRGNAEKPVR, encoded by the coding sequence ATGGCAAACGGCAAATACGCCGCGCGCAAACTCAAGAAGGACCGCCAGAACCAGCGGTGGTCCGACTCTGACTACGCGCGCCGAGCACGCGGCCTGCGCGAGAAATCGGACCCGCTCGAGGGTGCGCCCCAGGCCCGCGGTATCGTCCTCGAAAAGGTCGGCATCGAAGCGAAACAGCCCAACTCGGCCATCCGGAAGTGTGTCCGTGTCCAGCTGATCAAGAACGGCAAGCAGGTCACGGCGTTCTGTCCTGGCGACGGGGCGATCTCGTTCATCGACGAACACGACGAGGTCACCATCGCCGGTATCGGTGGCGCGAAGGGTCGTGCCATGGGTGACCTTTCCGGCGTCAACTACAAGGTCGACAAGGTCAACGGTGTCGCCATGCTCGAACTGGTTCGCGGCAACGCGGAGAAACCGGTGCGATAA
- a CDS encoding 30S ribosomal protein S7: MSEQEQPEPDAPAGGSDLTAKLFGTWDVSEIAYNDPSTERYLSVTPIAHTAGRHASKQFKKSELSVVERLANRLMQTEENTGKKQQTLKIVRDAFEIVNDRTEENPVQVLVTAVENAAPREETVRLKYGGISVPKAVDVAPQRRVDQALKFIAEGAHSASFKSPTSASEALASQLIGASNYDVQTYAINQKEEKERVAAAAR, from the coding sequence ATGAGCGAGCAGGAACAACCCGAACCCGACGCGCCCGCTGGCGGCAGCGACCTCACTGCCAAGCTCTTTGGCACGTGGGACGTCTCCGAGATCGCCTACAACGACCCCTCGACCGAGCGCTACCTGTCGGTGACGCCCATCGCACACACGGCGGGTCGCCACGCGAGCAAGCAGTTCAAGAAGTCCGAACTCTCCGTCGTCGAGCGACTGGCCAACCGCCTGATGCAGACCGAGGAGAACACGGGCAAGAAACAGCAGACGCTGAAGATCGTTCGCGACGCGTTCGAGATCGTCAACGACCGCACCGAGGAGAACCCCGTCCAGGTCCTCGTCACCGCCGTCGAGAACGCAGCGCCGCGCGAGGAGACCGTCCGCCTCAAGTACGGCGGTATCTCGGTCCCCAAGGCCGTCGACGTCGCGCCCCAGCGCCGCGTCGACCAGGCCCTGAAGTTCATCGCCGAGGGCGCTCACAGCGCCTCGTTCAAGTCGCCGACGTCAGCTTCGGAAGCGCTCGCCAGCCAGCTCATCGGGGCGTCGAACTACGACGTGCAGACGTACGCGATCAATCAGAAAGAAGAGAAAGAACGCGTTGCGGCTGCTGCGAGATAA
- a CDS encoding HalX domain-containing protein codes for MYDVRRIDFDRSILDQLEAGDDVILVDWELESPDPRGVLDALSQNAPSTPILAVASDVPTDDPIDRGADEYLVTPVSVEKLRSTIDRLVLQHAYEEAMSEYFRLATERALLENEREAGVDVDERHEQVLADLDEWRERADSIRGEFSREGFDRALRRLLSE; via the coding sequence GTGTACGACGTTCGCCGCATCGACTTCGACCGATCAATCCTTGATCAGCTAGAGGCAGGCGACGACGTCATCCTCGTCGACTGGGAACTCGAGAGTCCGGACCCCAGAGGGGTTCTCGATGCGCTCAGCCAGAACGCGCCATCGACGCCTATTCTCGCAGTCGCGAGCGACGTCCCGACGGACGACCCCATCGACCGCGGCGCCGACGAGTATCTGGTGACGCCCGTCTCGGTCGAGAAACTGCGGTCGACGATCGACCGACTGGTTCTCCAGCACGCCTACGAGGAGGCGATGAGCGAGTACTTTCGACTCGCGACGGAGCGGGCGCTGCTCGAGAACGAACGCGAGGCGGGTGTCGACGTCGACGAGCGGCACGAGCAGGTACTGGCTGACTTAGACGAGTGGCGAGAGCGGGCGGATTCGATCAGAGGTGAGTTCTCGCGCGAGGGGTTCGACCGGGCGCTTCGTCGGTTACTCAGCGAATAA
- a CDS encoding DUF7503 family protein, which translates to MTELSDYLKNHPRMIGVLFTAMLLLSQAGTAVAGSGTSYHGP; encoded by the coding sequence ATGACGGAACTTAGCGACTACCTGAAGAACCACCCACGAATGATCGGCGTCCTGTTCACGGCAATGCTGTTGCTGTCCCAGGCGGGGACGGCCGTTGCTGGAAGCGGAACCTCGTACCACGGACCTTAA
- a CDS encoding DUF7504 family protein, translated as MLSGKDCRDGTTEHAFADELSRLKRRGANVLVTGVVAADQRQVIARRLLGTAPEEDRKRIVISTPGTEFDIERLVDDAGSGTVEIVSYQGTTRSVSAEAAETTETTETAETTGGATPSAPPTPGTETPMTTAETLGDVGVAVSSAIERFERDGDLEPGVLRVGVDSLVPFLEEYGREAVFQCLHLLNGRTRAAGGIAHYQLPIEHDASTVSIITPLFDVVVELRERNGVAQERWSLTESDLSTGWVPMTQ; from the coding sequence ATGCTTTCGGGGAAGGATTGTCGTGATGGGACGACGGAGCACGCATTCGCCGACGAACTGTCCCGGTTGAAACGACGAGGGGCGAACGTCCTCGTGACCGGTGTCGTAGCGGCCGACCAGCGACAGGTAATCGCTCGCCGGTTGCTCGGGACGGCTCCCGAGGAAGACCGAAAGCGCATCGTGATTTCGACGCCCGGCACGGAGTTTGACATCGAGCGTCTGGTCGACGACGCAGGTTCCGGGACCGTCGAAATCGTCAGTTACCAGGGAACGACCCGTAGCGTCTCGGCGGAGGCGGCGGAAACGACGGAAACGACGGAGACGGCAGAGACGACGGGGGGAGCGACTCCATCAGCACCTCCGACACCAGGCACCGAGACACCGATGACGACCGCCGAAACCCTCGGCGACGTCGGCGTCGCCGTCTCGAGCGCCATCGAACGATTCGAACGCGACGGCGACCTCGAACCCGGCGTGCTTCGCGTCGGCGTCGACTCGCTCGTGCCGTTCCTCGAGGAGTACGGCAGGGAAGCCGTGTTCCAGTGTTTGCACTTGCTCAACGGACGAACTCGAGCGGCCGGCGGCATCGCCCACTACCAGCTCCCCATCGAACACGATGCGAGCACCGTCTCGATCATCACCCCCCTGTTCGATGTCGTCGTCGAACTTCGAGAACGGAACGGCGTCGCCCAGGAGCGATGGTCGCTCACAGAGAGCGACCTCTCCACCGGCTGGGTACCGATGACCCAGTGA
- a CDS encoding DUF5781 family protein, whose product MDLRIQGPGPAAPFLSAQDLFETECDLSLPVYVHLRDDPDERTWAAHQDDRHVLNISRQAASSAMARELALHEFAHMARHEQDHPSHVQSTEEVLYLALAGQRVEQYKLSHCYQIANHMKDIYADDITLSVGPGEKLLAFLESSLATALRDRPETPPGSSPGVERLSPAADPDITAVNAAFALALAERHDLLDADHRLYDLAHAAAMDAPQIDFEAFRRRFRELSQDPDPSTYRQVLVETTRSYVGEGTRAAD is encoded by the coding sequence ATGGATTTGCGCATACAGGGACCGGGACCTGCCGCCCCGTTTCTCAGCGCCCAGGACCTGTTCGAAACCGAGTGTGACCTCTCACTCCCCGTCTACGTCCACCTACGTGACGACCCCGACGAGCGAACCTGGGCCGCTCATCAGGACGACCGGCACGTGCTCAACATCTCGAGACAGGCCGCATCCTCGGCGATGGCGCGCGAACTCGCGCTCCACGAGTTCGCCCACATGGCCCGCCACGAGCAGGACCACCCCTCTCACGTCCAGTCGACGGAAGAGGTCCTCTACCTCGCACTGGCCGGACAACGCGTCGAGCAGTACAAGCTCTCACACTGCTACCAGATCGCCAACCACATGAAGGACATCTACGCCGACGACATCACGCTCTCGGTCGGCCCCGGAGAAAAGCTGCTGGCGTTCCTCGAGTCCTCGCTCGCGACCGCCCTCCGTGATCGGCCGGAGACGCCGCCGGGTTCGAGCCCTGGCGTCGAACGACTCTCCCCCGCCGCCGATCCCGATATTACCGCCGTCAACGCGGCCTTCGCGCTCGCACTCGCCGAGCGACACGACCTGCTCGACGCCGACCACCGCCTGTACGACCTCGCCCACGCGGCGGCGATGGACGCCCCCCAGATCGACTTCGAAGCGTTCCGACGGCGATTCCGAGAACTCAGCCAGGATCCCGACCCGAGCACCTACCGACAGGTGCTCGTCGAGACCACCCGATCGTACGTCGGCGAGGGGACTCGAGCGGCGGATTGA